The following are encoded together in the Bubalus kerabau isolate K-KA32 ecotype Philippines breed swamp buffalo chromosome 3, PCC_UOA_SB_1v2, whole genome shotgun sequence genome:
- the CDC42 gene encoding cell division control protein 42 homolog isoform X3 produces MIGGEPYTLGLFDTAGQEDYDRLRPLSYPQTDVFLVCFSVVSPSSFENVKEKWVPEITHHCPKTPFLLVGTQIDLRDDPSTIEKLAKNKQKPITPETAEKLARDLKAVKYVECSALTQKGLKNVFDEAILAALEPPEPKKSRRVTNSCPVLWKEKSQSTGWRESLVCSTCDNSSKLSRCSSVPSSVFLHSGCRHLFCLIQTCCVFVQLFFR; encoded by the exons CAG GGCAAGAGGATTATGACAGATTACGACCGCTGAGTTATCCACAAACAGATGTATTTCTAGTCTGCTTTTCAGTGGTCTCTCCATCCTCATtcgaaaatgtgaaagaaaag TGGGTGCCTGAGATAACTCACCACTGTCCAAAGACTCCTTTCTTGCTTGTTGGGACCCAAATTGATCTCAGAGATGACCCCTCTACTATTGAGAAGCTTGCTAAGAATAAGCAGAAGCCTATCACTCCAGAGACTGCTGAAAAACTGGCCCGTGACCTGAAGGCTGTCAAGTATGTGGAGTGCTCTGCACTCACACAG AAAGGCCTAAAGAATGTATTTGATGAAGCAATATTGGCtgccctggagcctccagaaccGAAGAAGAGCCGCAG gGTGACAAATTCCTGTCCGGTCCTGTGGAAAGAGAAAAGTCAGAGCACAGGTTGGAGGGAGAGTCTGGTGTGTAGCACCTGTGACAACAGCTCGAAATTGAGCAGGTGCTCGTCTGTCCCCAGCAGCGTATTTCTGCATTCTGGTTGTAGACATCTTTTCTGCCTCATTCAAACGTGCTGTGTGTTTGTTCAGTTGTTTTTTAGATAA